From the genome of Thiobacter sp. AK1, one region includes:
- the prsT gene encoding XrtA/PEP-CTERM system TPR-repeat protein PrsT, translated as MRTLPFCCAAVLALGLTLSGCDRLLSYTDQEHVQRAKDFQAKGDLRAAEIELKNAVAKNPKNPEARLELGKLYLTLRQGMAAQKELAQAINLGAQTDGVKLSLGQALLLANQPEQALAWLKPGPQTTDRMAAKMLATQGDAHLALRKPREACDLYQRAADRDPQGATEAYWGLAVCQALRRDLAGAQAILEKARDLDPNNDGTWARLGEVLQTRGDTAGAEKAYVEALRLNPGNLEALIGHGVLAVNRGRLRDAERDLKNLTATGIETPGRLYLAALVAAAKKNGARALEILGTLAKAYPDYFPAWLLAARVHYAQKHLASAEQYVDRYLAVQPGDLAAVGLKATLLLDSGRAAEVPDLLAPYLARYPDDVHLLYLAGRAYLETGDAARARASLEKAVALKPEITGLKTPLAAALLAQGERLQAVNLLAAASAADASHIDADLLLVAAHLQAERYGEALAAVAAIEKKRPRDSLADRLRAGIHLRQGDRAAARHDLERALAKAPTDFAATAALAELDLGDGHPEAARQRFLTLLGRDRGSVPAMLALARLAASGEREKEFLEWTEQASRAAPQALAPQALLAEYYLSKGKREQALRVANAVQSAHPDDPLALDLLARTQLAAGDLRNALASYGKLAEARPNDVGPRVGLVRAHMMLKQYPEARSTLEAALKRWPGMPALLEAAAQLEILAGRPEVALTHARALAGSDQAGVAGLLLEGDALVLMKKPAEATRVFESALARAPQGETMARLARALWLAGRGEEADRRLDGWLAEHPRDAAARRARVDIALARGQTALAVRELEALLAQRPQDATALNDLAVLYHEQGDARALEVAERAYRLAPDAPMVQDTLGWILIERKALERGRELIEQAYAGLPHHPVVRYHRAVALAQSGERAQARRELEALLKGGENFPEKAQARALLASLRGE; from the coding sequence ATGAGAACGCTCCCTTTTTGCTGCGCTGCCGTGCTCGCCTTGGGGCTTACCCTTTCCGGCTGCGACCGGCTGCTTAGCTACACCGACCAGGAACACGTCCAGCGCGCCAAGGATTTCCAAGCCAAGGGCGACTTGCGTGCGGCGGAGATCGAGCTTAAGAACGCGGTGGCCAAGAACCCAAAAAATCCCGAGGCGCGGCTGGAATTGGGCAAGCTCTACCTTACGCTACGCCAGGGTATGGCGGCGCAAAAAGAGCTCGCCCAGGCGATAAACCTCGGCGCCCAGACTGACGGCGTGAAGCTTTCGCTCGGCCAAGCCCTGTTACTCGCCAATCAGCCAGAGCAGGCGCTCGCTTGGCTTAAGCCCGGCCCCCAAACGACCGACCGCATGGCGGCCAAGATGCTCGCCACCCAGGGCGATGCCCATCTGGCCCTGCGCAAACCCCGCGAAGCCTGCGATCTGTACCAGCGTGCCGCCGACCGGGATCCCCAAGGCGCCACCGAAGCCTACTGGGGGCTCGCCGTCTGCCAGGCCCTGCGCCGGGATCTCGCGGGCGCGCAGGCGATATTGGAAAAAGCCCGCGACCTCGACCCAAACAACGACGGGACCTGGGCACGCCTAGGGGAAGTCCTGCAGACCCGAGGGGATACCGCCGGTGCCGAAAAGGCCTACGTCGAGGCCTTGCGTCTCAACCCGGGTAACCTGGAGGCGCTGATTGGTCACGGCGTGCTGGCGGTGAATCGCGGCCGCTTGCGGGATGCCGAGCGGGACCTCAAAAACCTCACCGCCACCGGCATCGAGACGCCGGGGCGGCTATATCTCGCCGCCCTGGTCGCCGCCGCGAAAAAAAACGGGGCCCGCGCCCTGGAAATCCTGGGCACGCTGGCAAAGGCCTACCCCGACTATTTTCCGGCATGGTTGCTCGCCGCGCGCGTCCACTACGCGCAAAAGCATCTTGCTTCGGCCGAGCAGTACGTGGACCGCTACCTCGCCGTGCAACCGGGTGATTTAGCGGCGGTCGGTTTGAAGGCCACCCTCCTGCTTGATAGCGGGCGCGCCGCGGAAGTTCCGGACCTGCTCGCCCCCTACCTTGCCCGCTATCCGGATGATGTCCATTTGCTCTACCTGGCGGGGCGTGCCTACCTCGAAACGGGGGATGCGGCGCGCGCCCGAGCGTCACTGGAAAAGGCGGTGGCGCTCAAGCCCGAGATCACCGGTTTGAAAACACCGCTCGCCGCCGCCCTGCTCGCCCAGGGCGAGCGGCTGCAAGCGGTGAACCTGCTGGCGGCGGCCTCCGCGGCCGACGCCAGCCACATCGATGCGGATCTCTTGCTGGTCGCCGCCCATCTGCAGGCCGAGCGATACGGTGAGGCGCTGGCTGCGGTGGCGGCCATTGAAAAAAAACGTCCGCGGGATTCCCTCGCGGATCGGCTACGGGCCGGGATCCACTTGCGCCAGGGTGACCGGGCCGCTGCCCGGCATGACCTGGAGCGGGCGCTTGCCAAGGCGCCGACCGATTTCGCCGCTACGGCGGCCTTAGCCGAGCTGGACCTGGGCGACGGACATCCGGAAGCGGCGCGGCAACGTTTCCTCACCTTGCTGGGGCGCGACCGGGGCAGCGTGCCGGCAATGCTCGCCCTGGCCAGGCTTGCTGCCAGCGGCGAGCGGGAAAAAGAATTCCTGGAGTGGACCGAACAGGCCAGCCGGGCGGCACCCCAAGCCCTCGCGCCGCAAGCCTTGCTTGCCGAGTATTACCTCAGCAAAGGCAAACGGGAGCAGGCCCTGCGTGTCGCCAACGCCGTCCAGTCGGCGCACCCCGATGATCCCCTCGCCCTGGATCTGCTTGCCCGCACCCAGCTCGCCGCTGGCGATCTGCGCAATGCCTTGGCCAGTTACGGCAAGCTCGCCGAGGCACGCCCCAATGATGTTGGACCGCGTGTGGGACTGGTCCGTGCGCACATGATGCTCAAACAATATCCGGAGGCCCGCTCAACCCTGGAGGCGGCCTTGAAACGCTGGCCGGGCATGCCCGCGCTGCTGGAAGCGGCGGCGCAACTGGAGATCCTGGCCGGGCGTCCCGAAGTGGCCCTCACCCACGCCCGGGCCCTTGCCGGATCGGACCAGGCAGGTGTGGCCGGGCTTTTGCTCGAAGGCGATGCCCTCGTCCTCATGAAAAAACCCGCCGAGGCCACGCGGGTTTTCGAATCCGCGCTGGCACGGGCGCCCCAGGGCGAGACCATGGCCCGACTGGCGCGCGCCCTCTGGCTCGCCGGGCGTGGCGAGGAAGCAGACCGCCGGCTTGATGGTTGGCTCGCCGAACATCCCCGGGATGCCGCGGCGCGCCGGGCCCGGGTGGACATTGCCCTGGCGCGGGGCCAGACCGCGCTCGCCGTGCGGGAGCTGGAGGCGCTGCTGGCTCAGCGGCCCCAAGACGCCACCGCCTTAAACGATCTGGCGGTCCTCTACCATGAGCAGGGCGATGCCCGAGCCTTAGAGGTGGCCGAGCGCGCCTATCGCCTCGCCCCCGACGCGCCCATGGTCCAAGACACCTTGGGCTGGATTCTTATCGAGCGCAAGGCCCTCGAGCGGGGGCGCGAGCTGATCGAGCAGGCCTATGCCGGATTGCCCCATCACCCCGTGGTCCGCTATCACCGGGCGGTGGCTCTCGCCCAAAGCGGGGAGCGGGCCCAGGCGCGGCGGGAGCTGGAAGCCCTGCTCAAGGGCGGCGAGAATTTTCCAGAGAAGGCGCAGGCCCGCGCGCTGCTTGCCAGCTTGCGCGGGGAATGA
- a CDS encoding TIGR03013 family XrtA/PEP-CTERM system glycosyltransferase has translation MIRVFSHYLSKGLLLLMLAELGVLLAALPVVSTLGQYPVPALLGVANLGFTLVCFGWMALFGLYRRDFDEGLGSMVLRVLTALGLAFLLVWFAGWLVPRLSMPTAALAWATVSAGVAILLLRFAFFRWADWEVLKTRVLVLGTGTRAARVLELLRQPESRHRLHIVGFLPLGGIHHFVNHSLILPDEAPLSEIVDKYQIDEIVIAIRERRGGNLPVHELLDCKLKGIRVVELSSFFERERGHVQLDSLNASWMVLSEGFRQGLLRDVVKRTFDLTVSAAILVVTLPVMLLAALAIVAESGFPILYRQERVGQGGRVFTIYKFRSMTQNAEADGQPRWAQAGDARITRVGRFIRKTRIDELPQLINVFKGDMSFVGPRPERPFFVNQLMEQIPYYGARHSIKPGVTGWAQVRYSYGASLEDAIEKLQYDLYYVKNHSFFLDLMILFETALVVLLGKGAR, from the coding sequence GTGATCCGAGTCTTCAGCCATTACCTCTCCAAGGGCCTGCTGCTTTTGATGCTGGCCGAGCTGGGGGTGTTGCTGGCGGCCCTGCCAGTCGTCTCCACCCTGGGGCAGTATCCAGTGCCGGCGCTCTTGGGGGTGGCCAATCTGGGCTTCACCCTGGTGTGCTTCGGGTGGATGGCATTGTTCGGGTTGTATCGACGGGATTTCGACGAGGGACTGGGCAGCATGGTGTTGCGCGTGCTCACTGCCCTCGGCCTGGCCTTCTTGCTGGTGTGGTTTGCCGGCTGGCTGGTGCCGCGTCTGAGCATGCCCACGGCGGCGCTGGCCTGGGCCACCGTTTCGGCGGGTGTTGCCATTTTGTTATTGCGTTTCGCCTTTTTCCGCTGGGCGGATTGGGAGGTGCTCAAGACGCGTGTGCTGGTGCTGGGCACGGGTACCCGCGCGGCCCGCGTCCTGGAACTTTTGCGCCAGCCGGAGAGCCGACACCGGCTGCACATCGTGGGCTTCCTGCCGCTGGGCGGCATTCATCATTTCGTCAACCACAGCCTGATCCTGCCCGACGAGGCGCCCTTGTCGGAGATCGTGGACAAATACCAGATCGACGAGATCGTGATCGCCATCCGTGAGCGGCGCGGCGGGAACCTGCCGGTGCACGAGCTGCTGGACTGCAAGCTCAAGGGAATCCGGGTGGTGGAATTGTCCAGCTTCTTCGAGCGCGAGCGCGGCCACGTGCAGCTCGATTCCCTCAACGCGAGCTGGATGGTGCTGTCCGAGGGCTTCCGCCAGGGGCTGTTGCGCGACGTAGTTAAACGTACTTTCGACCTCACGGTGAGCGCGGCCATCCTGGTCGTGACGCTCCCGGTCATGCTGCTTGCGGCGCTTGCCATTGTCGCCGAAAGCGGCTTTCCCATACTTTATCGGCAGGAGCGGGTGGGGCAGGGCGGGCGTGTGTTCACCATCTACAAGTTCCGCAGCATGACCCAGAACGCGGAGGCCGACGGACAACCGCGCTGGGCCCAGGCAGGCGATGCGCGCATCACCCGCGTCGGCCGCTTCATCCGCAAGACCCGGATCGACGAGCTGCCCCAGCTCATCAACGTGTTCAAAGGCGATATGAGCTTCGTCGGCCCGCGTCCGGAACGCCCCTTCTTCGTCAACCAGCTCATGGAGCAGATCCCCTACTATGGTGCGCGCCATAGCATCAAACCGGGCGTCACCGGCTGGGCGCAGGTGCGCTACAGCTACGGCGCCTCCCTTGAGGACGCCATCGAAAAGCTGCAATATGACCTCTACTATGTGAAGAACCACAGTTTCTTCCTGGATCTCATGATCCTGTTCGAAACCGCCCTCGTGGTGCTGCTGGGCAAGGGCGCGCGATGA
- the prsR gene encoding PEP-CTERM-box response regulator transcription factor, with translation MAENPDRAKPVLLVVEDDPGLQKQLKWSFDDLEVVIAGDRQEALAALRRHEPAVVTLDLGLPPDADGVSEGLATLHEMLALAPATKVIVVSGNQDRANAVKAVGMGAYDFYQKPFDLEVLQLIIKRAFHVAQLEAENRKLQRLSSSFALTGILTAAEPMLKVCRTIEKVAPVDATVLLLGESGTGKELLARALHELSPRAGKRFVAINCAAIPETLLESELFGYEKGAFTGASKQTKGKIEYADGGTFFLDEVGDLPMALQAKLLRFLQERVVERLGGREEIPVDVRVVCATHRDLSGLIAEGRFREDLYYRISEITVAIPPLRERAGDAALLAQAFLERFAEQFKKPVKGFTPEAVAALEAHTWPGNVRELENCIKRAVIMSEDGRIGAADLGLAAFAAEPLNLRQVREEAERRAVTRALARAAGNVARAAELLGVSRPTLYDLINRYGLVAKTENNPAP, from the coding sequence GTGGCTGAGAATCCCGACCGCGCTAAGCCCGTACTGTTGGTGGTCGAGGACGACCCCGGTCTGCAGAAGCAGCTCAAGTGGAGCTTCGACGACCTCGAGGTGGTGATCGCCGGGGACCGTCAGGAGGCGTTGGCTGCCCTGCGTCGCCACGAGCCGGCCGTGGTCACCCTGGACCTGGGTCTGCCACCGGATGCGGATGGCGTCTCTGAGGGCCTGGCCACGCTGCACGAGATGCTGGCGCTCGCCCCGGCCACCAAGGTGATCGTCGTCTCTGGCAACCAGGATCGCGCCAATGCAGTGAAGGCGGTGGGCATGGGGGCTTACGACTTCTACCAGAAGCCCTTCGATCTCGAGGTCCTCCAACTCATCATCAAGCGGGCCTTCCACGTGGCGCAACTGGAGGCAGAGAACCGCAAGCTGCAGCGCCTGTCTTCCAGCTTTGCCCTTACTGGCATCCTCACCGCCGCCGAGCCCATGCTCAAGGTTTGCCGCACCATCGAAAAGGTGGCGCCGGTGGATGCGACCGTGCTGCTTTTGGGCGAGTCCGGCACGGGCAAGGAGCTTTTGGCCCGTGCCCTGCACGAGCTCTCGCCACGCGCGGGCAAGCGCTTCGTGGCCATCAACTGCGCCGCCATTCCCGAAACCCTGCTAGAGAGCGAGCTATTCGGCTACGAGAAGGGCGCGTTCACCGGCGCCAGCAAACAGACCAAGGGCAAGATCGAATATGCCGATGGTGGCACCTTCTTCCTGGACGAGGTGGGCGATCTGCCGATGGCCCTGCAGGCCAAGCTGCTGCGTTTCCTGCAGGAGCGTGTGGTGGAGCGCTTGGGCGGGCGTGAGGAGATTCCGGTGGACGTGCGCGTGGTATGCGCCACGCATCGGGATCTTTCCGGCCTCATCGCCGAGGGGCGGTTCCGCGAGGACCTCTATTACCGCATCAGCGAGATCACGGTGGCCATCCCGCCCCTGAGGGAGCGGGCCGGGGATGCGGCGCTACTTGCCCAGGCCTTCCTGGAACGCTTTGCCGAGCAGTTCAAGAAGCCGGTGAAAGGGTTCACGCCGGAAGCGGTGGCGGCCTTGGAAGCTCACACCTGGCCCGGCAACGTGCGGGAGCTGGAAAACTGCATCAAGCGTGCGGTCATCATGAGCGAAGACGGCCGCATTGGGGCGGCCGACCTGGGTCTGGCGGCTTTTGCCGCCGAACCGCTCAACCTGCGCCAGGTGCGGGAAGAAGCCGAGCGCCGAGCGGTGACCCGGGCTTTGGCGCGTGCCGCCGGCAACGTTGCGCGAGCAGCGGAACTGCTGGGCGTTTCCCGGCCCACGTTGTACGATCTCATCAACCGCTATGGCCTCGTGGCCAAGACGGAAAACAACCCGGCACCATGA
- the prsT gene encoding XrtA/PEP-CTERM system TPR-repeat protein PrsT: MLDRPRLRCLALALTAAGLIVGCSGEKPETLFGRAQQYHQAGDSKAAVIELKNVLQKAPAHREARLLLGRIYVEQGDGVAAEKELRRALELGAQQEAVLPWLGRALLLEREYQKVLEEIPAAPKGSQAAVLFALRGEAYAALEDMVEARRAFEAARALMPGLPEANRGLAALLLAQGKAEQALQLADESIRDAGDKAEPWVLKGDLMRARGQNREAALAYEEAIRRNPKHLGAHLALALVRMGEKDFAGAKRYIDQARSLEPRAVPVRLAQAQLWLLEQRFDKARDELQEVLKVAPNNGLAILMMGAAQLGLNNLSQAQTYLSAFVAAIPAHAYARRLLAITYLRQRQPDKALKLVEPLLAKDPDPAVLALVGEAHLQRKDYVQAADYLEKAAQARPDQPILRTELAISRLARGQTEAGLSELEAAAKLEGSPIQTDLLLIATQLGRGEFDAALAAIDALGRKQPKLPLVPNLRGMALLGKQDTVGARRAFEAALALDPAFYPAAAHLAELDLRERNPQAARKRFEAVLAADRKNVAAMLGLAALEQAQGQTQKAVDWLTRAAQADAKAIAPRALLAQHYLAQREPQRALVLAREAQTANPENPQAVELVGNVQLAAGEIDNALATFTRLTELRPDSGAAFLRLASAQLAANRPEEARKSLTRAIEVQPDLMDAQLALIGLDMKDQRVDEATRRARALQTRYPKAAGGYLVEGDILASQNRPGEAATLYQKALEREANPVIAIKLHGSLLSAGKVAEAQAMATRWLKDHPDDVGVRLYLGDAHMKRGEDQAAIAQYRAVLKQLPDHPVALNNLAWLLNKQGDTEALPLAQRALKVRPDDPNILDTVGWIHLSRGEPNIARDFLAKAVAGAPGQPSVRYHYAVALARGGDAARARQELQRALDAGVRFPEEKDAQALLAQLKTARP, from the coding sequence ATGCTGGATCGTCCCAGGCTGCGCTGTCTTGCCCTGGCCCTCACCGCTGCCGGCCTGATCGTCGGCTGTTCCGGCGAGAAGCCGGAGACCCTCTTCGGGCGCGCCCAGCAATACCACCAGGCGGGCGATTCCAAGGCCGCCGTCATCGAGCTCAAGAACGTCCTGCAAAAGGCCCCGGCGCATCGCGAGGCGCGCCTGCTCCTTGGTCGCATCTACGTGGAGCAGGGCGATGGTGTGGCCGCGGAGAAGGAGCTACGCCGTGCCCTCGAGCTCGGCGCGCAGCAGGAGGCGGTGCTGCCGTGGCTGGGGCGGGCGCTCCTGCTTGAGCGGGAATACCAGAAAGTGCTGGAGGAGATCCCGGCCGCGCCCAAGGGCTCCCAAGCCGCCGTCCTCTTTGCCCTGCGTGGCGAAGCTTACGCGGCGCTCGAGGACATGGTCGAGGCGCGGCGTGCCTTTGAAGCGGCCCGCGCCCTGATGCCCGGGCTGCCGGAAGCCAACCGGGGCCTGGCCGCCCTGCTGCTCGCGCAGGGCAAGGCAGAACAAGCCCTCCAGTTGGCTGACGAATCCATCCGCGACGCGGGTGACAAGGCCGAGCCCTGGGTCCTGAAGGGGGATCTTATGCGTGCCCGCGGGCAGAACCGGGAGGCCGCCCTGGCCTATGAGGAAGCCATCCGGCGCAATCCGAAGCACCTCGGCGCCCACCTCGCCCTCGCGCTGGTCCGCATGGGCGAGAAAGATTTCGCTGGCGCTAAGCGCTACATCGACCAGGCGCGCAGCCTCGAGCCCCGGGCCGTGCCGGTACGTCTGGCCCAGGCCCAGCTCTGGCTGCTTGAGCAGCGCTTCGACAAGGCCCGCGACGAGCTGCAGGAAGTCCTCAAGGTCGCCCCCAACAATGGCTTGGCGATCCTCATGATGGGGGCCGCCCAGCTGGGGCTCAACAATCTCAGCCAGGCGCAGACCTATCTTTCCGCCTTCGTGGCGGCGATTCCGGCGCACGCCTACGCGCGCCGACTGCTTGCCATCACCTACTTGCGCCAGCGGCAGCCGGACAAGGCGCTAAAGCTAGTCGAGCCACTCCTGGCGAAGGATCCGGACCCCGCCGTGCTGGCGTTGGTCGGGGAGGCCCACTTGCAGCGTAAGGACTATGTCCAGGCCGCGGACTATCTGGAAAAGGCTGCCCAGGCTAGGCCCGACCAGCCGATATTGCGCACGGAACTGGCCATCAGTCGGCTGGCGCGCGGCCAGACCGAGGCGGGGCTTTCCGAACTGGAAGCGGCGGCCAAGCTGGAAGGCAGCCCGATCCAGACTGACCTCCTACTCATCGCCACTCAGCTCGGGCGCGGGGAATTCGATGCGGCGCTGGCGGCCATCGATGCCCTTGGTCGGAAACAGCCGAAGCTGCCCCTGGTGCCCAATCTGCGCGGCATGGCCTTGCTGGGCAAACAGGACACTGTGGGCGCGCGCCGCGCCTTCGAGGCCGCCCTCGCCCTCGATCCCGCTTTTTATCCCGCAGCCGCCCATCTGGCCGAGCTCGATTTGCGGGAGAGGAACCCGCAAGCCGCTCGCAAGCGCTTCGAGGCGGTGCTTGCGGCCGATCGCAAGAACGTGGCTGCCATGCTGGGCCTGGCGGCCCTGGAGCAGGCCCAGGGCCAAACCCAAAAAGCCGTCGATTGGCTGACCCGCGCGGCCCAAGCGGATGCCAAGGCCATTGCCCCGCGGGCCCTGCTGGCCCAACACTACCTGGCGCAGCGCGAGCCCCAGCGGGCCCTGGTCTTGGCGCGGGAGGCCCAGACTGCCAATCCGGAAAATCCCCAGGCCGTGGAACTAGTGGGTAACGTGCAGCTTGCCGCCGGGGAAATAGACAATGCGCTTGCCACCTTCACCCGGCTGACCGAACTCCGTCCGGATTCCGGTGCCGCCTTCCTGCGCCTGGCCTCGGCCCAGCTTGCCGCCAATCGGCCGGAGGAGGCGCGCAAGTCCTTGACCCGCGCCATCGAAGTCCAGCCCGACCTAATGGATGCCCAGCTTGCCCTGATTGGGCTCGACATGAAGGATCAGCGCGTGGACGAAGCCACCCGCCGCGCCCGCGCGCTCCAGACCCGTTACCCCAAAGCGGCGGGCGGCTACCTGGTGGAAGGCGACATCCTGGCCAGCCAGAACCGGCCGGGCGAGGCTGCGACGCTGTACCAAAAGGCGCTCGAGCGCGAGGCCAACCCGGTGATCGCCATCAAGCTGCACGGCAGTCTACTTTCCGCTGGCAAGGTGGCCGAGGCCCAGGCCATGGCCACGCGCTGGCTCAAGGACCACCCCGACGACGTGGGCGTGCGGCTCTATCTGGGCGATGCCCACATGAAGCGCGGCGAGGACCAGGCGGCCATCGCCCAGTACCGCGCCGTGCTCAAGCAGCTTCCGGATCATCCGGTCGCCCTCAACAACCTGGCCTGGCTGCTCAACAAACAGGGCGATACCGAGGCGCTCCCCCTCGCCCAGCGGGCCCTGAAGGTGCGACCAGACGATCCCAACATCCTGGATACCGTGGGGTGGATCCATCTCAGCCGGGGCGAGCCGAATATCGCGCGTGATTTCCTCGCCAAGGCCGTGGCCGGCGCCCCAGGGCAGCCCAGCGTGCGCTACCACTATGCGGTGGCCTTGGCCAGGGGGGGCGATGCCGCCCGCGCCCGCCAGGAGTTGCAGCGGGCCCTGGATGCCGGCGTGCGCTTCCCGGAAGAAAAGGACGCACAGGCCCTGCTCGCCCAGTTGAAAACCGCCCGTCCCTGA
- the prsK gene encoding XrtA/PEP-CTERM system histidine kinase PrsK, protein MHIGVLSYGLAALAFFLFALLLLLNWRGRLQGALLAAAAASTAIWAGTLTYSLIVSSAWPGAVMALEYARDGLWLAFLYQLLESRVRVAGKAPTRLRRRFLVGLVVLALLALASIAASGLPHLALPGWLRSLGGLGLLLASLTGMALIEQLYRNAAETERWAIKYFCLGLGALFAYDFYLYSEGLLLKHLDEDVWSARGLANALVVPLLAVSAARNPQWSVNLHVSRRMVFHTATLMGAGVYLLLMAAAGYYIRYFGGSWGAVLQSVFLFGALVVLAVVVFSGAMRARLKVFLSKHFFSYKYDYREEWLRFTRTLSTGEPTAVRERALQAVAGLVDSPGAALWLAQEDGSFTFAAHWNFPVSPEPVAQAASLVRFLRSRQWVVNLEEYADSPDLYGDLVLPAWLEARRDAWLVVPLMVHEDLIGFMVLAHPRSRRGFNWEDSDLLKTAGRQAAAHLAQASALEALAQARQFESFNRFSAFVVHDVKNVVAQLSLMLKNAERHKHNPEFQEDMLATVDHAVQKMSRLLSQLRAGYQSAQGVGLLNLRDVLASVVAEKAAYRPQPRFETAVEEAWVVAERERLARVLGHLVQNAIEATPDTGRVEVTLDAVDGQAVIQVRDTGRGMDETFLHTQLFRPFASTKRAGMGIGAYECREYVRELKGDIRVESRLGKGTTFTLTLPLTRRDNQREGAWPLEGASSG, encoded by the coding sequence GTGCACATCGGGGTCTTGAGTTACGGACTGGCGGCCCTTGCCTTCTTTCTTTTCGCGCTCCTTTTACTCTTGAATTGGCGCGGCCGGCTACAGGGTGCCTTGCTTGCCGCGGCTGCCGCTAGCACCGCCATCTGGGCGGGCACGCTGACCTATAGCTTGATCGTGTCCAGCGCCTGGCCGGGCGCCGTGATGGCGCTGGAATATGCGCGCGATGGCCTCTGGCTCGCCTTTCTCTACCAGCTCCTGGAATCGCGCGTCCGGGTCGCGGGAAAGGCGCCCACACGCCTGCGTCGCCGCTTCCTGGTGGGGCTTGTCGTCCTCGCCCTGTTGGCCCTTGCCAGCATCGCGGCCAGCGGCTTACCCCATCTGGCGCTGCCTGGCTGGCTGCGTAGCCTCGGTGGCCTGGGCCTGCTGTTGGCTTCCCTCACGGGCATGGCCCTGATAGAGCAGCTCTACCGCAATGCGGCGGAGACCGAGCGCTGGGCCATCAAGTACTTTTGCCTGGGCTTGGGCGCCCTGTTCGCTTACGACTTTTACCTCTATTCCGAAGGCCTGCTACTTAAGCATCTGGACGAGGACGTGTGGAGTGCGCGCGGCTTGGCCAACGCGCTGGTGGTGCCGCTGTTGGCGGTCTCCGCGGCGCGCAACCCCCAATGGTCGGTGAATCTGCATGTGTCGCGGCGCATGGTGTTCCACACCGCCACCTTGATGGGCGCCGGCGTGTATCTGCTGCTGATGGCGGCGGCGGGTTATTACATCCGTTATTTCGGCGGCAGTTGGGGCGCGGTGCTGCAGTCCGTGTTCCTGTTTGGAGCGCTGGTGGTCCTCGCCGTGGTGGTGTTCTCGGGCGCCATGCGCGCGCGTCTCAAGGTCTTCCTGAGCAAGCATTTTTTTAGTTACAAATACGACTACCGCGAGGAATGGTTGCGTTTCACCCGTACCCTGTCCACGGGCGAGCCCACCGCGGTGCGGGAACGGGCGCTGCAGGCGGTGGCCGGCCTGGTTGACAGCCCGGGTGCCGCTCTCTGGCTTGCCCAGGAGGACGGCTCGTTCACCTTTGCCGCCCACTGGAATTTTCCCGTCAGCCCGGAGCCGGTGGCTCAGGCGGCGTCCCTGGTGCGGTTCCTGCGCAGCCGCCAGTGGGTGGTGAATCTGGAGGAGTATGCCGACTCGCCCGATCTCTACGGCGATCTCGTACTGCCGGCCTGGCTGGAGGCGCGGCGGGATGCCTGGCTCGTCGTCCCCCTCATGGTGCATGAGGACCTGATCGGCTTCATGGTCCTCGCACATCCGCGCAGCCGGCGGGGATTCAACTGGGAGGATTCCGATTTGCTCAAGACTGCGGGGCGACAGGCTGCCGCCCACCTTGCCCAGGCCAGTGCACTGGAGGCCCTGGCCCAGGCCCGCCAGTTCGAATCCTTCAACCGTTTTTCTGCCTTCGTGGTGCACGATGTGAAAAACGTCGTCGCCCAGCTGTCCCTGATGTTGAAGAATGCCGAAAGACACAAGCACAATCCAGAATTCCAGGAAGACATGCTGGCCACCGTGGATCACGCGGTGCAGAAAATGTCACGACTTTTGTCCCAGCTGCGCGCCGGCTATCAGAGCGCCCAGGGCGTGGGGCTTTTGAACTTGCGTGACGTGCTGGCCAGTGTCGTGGCGGAGAAAGCGGCCTACCGCCCGCAGCCGCGCTTCGAGACGGCGGTAGAGGAGGCCTGGGTGGTGGCGGAGCGGGAGCGGCTTGCCCGGGTGTTGGGTCATCTGGTGCAAAATGCCATTGAGGCCACTCCGGACACCGGCCGCGTGGAGGTGACCTTGGATGCCGTCGATGGCCAAGCCGTGATCCAGGTGCGGGACACCGGACGGGGCATGGACGAGACCTTCCTGCACACCCAACTGTTCCGGCCCTTTGCCAGCACCAAGCGCGCGGGCATGGGCATCGGTGCCTACGAGTGCCGGGAATACGTGCGCGAGCTCAAAGGCGACATTCGCGTGGAAAGTCGGCTGGGGAAAGGGACCACCTTCACCCTCACTCTGCCCCTCACCCGCCGCGATAACCAGAGGGAGGGGGCGTGGCCCCTTGAGGGAGCGAGCAGTGGCTGA